A single window of Ctenopharyngodon idella isolate HZGC_01 chromosome 24, HZGC01, whole genome shotgun sequence DNA harbors:
- the LOC127507464 gene encoding ankyrin repeat and SOCS box protein 15-like: MASDSWDTFSKYVMLDMNEDEYSSANDENSNLLAAIERGDTAVIHELRRFPSAFREVDSSGLLPLHRAAMQPSGKVLEAVLASSQPDMEEKGRNGETALTLAVQAGLEENVRILLEHGALPHNLNSRKESPLLLAVRVRSFPMVYALTSHGAVVDQVCSKRWTALHEAARVGCIDILMLLLRRGGQVSVRDYEGMTPLGVAAECANLEVLKVLIDIGADVNAQSCKGESVLMDAAGSGNPDCVNLLLENGASPNLASFTRHLPIHRAAFEGHYLVLKILLSVTSKRAIIESGQSPVHSAADGGHVQCLQLLIDRGFDVNNLLDRTISDYYNDKRRSALYFAVSNGDVTCIEMLLNAGAKPDLDPLHCLLVAVRAGRYEIVKMLLAKKADVNCYFTVVSDTIFPTSLQYCLKDEEMMRLLLNNGYNVDKCFHCHHDYPFNMGFPWKDIYAHRPCCVICDGEDKIPFCDFISLCCLVHLSGRVVLILLDYVNHVPLCSHLRCILEKQKEWAEICTILNNPRSLKHLCRLEIRKYMTVKKLRNIIIMDSFPPPIRNYLLYK, encoded by the exons ATGGCATCTGATTCATGGGACACATTTTCTAAATATGTTATGTTGGACATGAATGAAGATGAATACAG CTCAGCCAATGATGAGAATTCAAACCTGCTGGCAGCAATCGAAAGAG GTGATACTGCAGTCATCCATGAACTCAGGCGATTTCCTTCAGCCTTTAGGGAAGTGGACAGTAGTGGACTTCTTCCATTACACAGAGCCGCCATGCAACCATCAGGGAAAGTCCTAGAAGCAGTTCTGG CTTCCAGCCAGCCTGACATGGAAGAAAAAGGTCGGAATGGAGAGACCGCCTTGACTTTAGCCGTTCAAGCTGGCCTGGAGGAGAACGTCAGGATCCTTCTGGAACATGGAGCACTACCACACAACCTCAACAGCAGAAAGGAGTCTCCACTTCTGCTGG CGGTAAGAGTCAGATCGTTTCCAATGGTGTACGCTCTCACCTCACATGGAGCTGTAGTGGATCAGGTTTGTTCGAAGAGGTGGACGGCACTGCATGAAGCAGCAAGAGTGGGCTGCATTGACATCTTAATGCTGCTGCTGAGACGAGGCGGACAAGTGTCAGTGAGGGATTATGAGGGAATGACTCCATTGGGTGTAGCAGCAGAGTGCGCCAATCTAGAAGTCCTTAAAGTGCTCATTGATATTG GAGCTGACGTGAACGCACAGTCCTGTAAGGGTGAAAGTGTGTTGATGGATGCAGCTGGTTCTGGAAACCCAGACTGTGTGAACCTTCTGCTTGAAAATGGAGCCTCACCAAACCTGGCCAGTTTTACCAGGCATCTTCCTATACACCGCGCGGCATTCGAGGGCCACTACCT TGTGTTAAAAATACTGCTATCAGTGACAAGCAAGAGAGCTATCATTGAGTCTGGCCAGAGTCCAGTACACTCAGCTGCAGATGGAGGTCATGTGCAGTGCCTGCAGCTCCTGATTGACAGAGGTTTTGATGTGAACAATCTACTCGACCGAACCATCTCCGACTACTACAATGACAAGCGTAGGAGCGCCCTTTACTTTGCCGTCTCAAATGGAGATGTGACTTGCATTGAGATGCTGTTAAATGCAGGAGCCAAACCTGACCTGGATCCTCTGCACTGCCTCCTAGTGGCGGTGAGAGCTGGGAGGTACGAGATTGTCAAGATGCTCCTGGCCAAGAAGGCGGATGTGAACTGTTACTTCACAGTGGTCAGTGACACAATATTTCCCACATCTCTACAGTACTGCCTGAAGGATGAGGAGATGATGCGATTACTTCTTAATAATGGATATAATGTAGACAAATGTTTCCATTGTCACCATGATTACCCTTTCAACATGGGGTTTCCTTGGAAGGACATATATGCACACAGACCATGTTGTGTCATATGTGATGGAGAAGACAAAATACCT TTCTGTGACTTCATAAGTTTGTGCTGCCTTGTTCATCTGTCTGGACGAGTGGTACTGATCCTGCTGGACTATGTCAACCACGTCCCCCTCTGCTCACATCTTAGATGTATCCTGGAGAAACAAAAGGAGTGGGCAGAGATATGCACCATCTTAA ACAACCCACGATCCCTGAAGCACCTCTGTCGTCTGGAAATCAGAAAATACATGACCGTTAAAAAACTCCGTAATATCATTATAATGGATTCCTTTCCACCTCCAATTAGAAATTACCTGCTGTACAAGTAA
- the LOC127507462 gene encoding ankyrin repeat and SOCS box protein 15-like — MSVAVLGLERGAVKFRLGAAEVLAQQCARRVISLEVYFTRKMDLSDDLEEEDELLEAAIQLSIQESCKDIASLGSVEHQKILDAIYRGDLFALQELSDYPAAFTEMDTKGWYPIHRAAVQQSVQVLEMVLYGSYRLSLEEETADGETPLILATQAGLVEIVRTLLEHGASPNRINSKNESPLLLAVRTDSFEIAFTLISRGASVNQIYPKKWTAIHEAAKVGCTDILTLLLQHGGNVSETDEHGVTPMGIAAEYAQAEALDILIHYGGDVNAQAPNGDSVLYDAAGSGNPDCIELLLQHGADPNVASLSLQLPIHRAAYKGHYLALRMLIPITTKRALRLSGQSPIHAAADGGHVRCLELLVDKGFDVNALLDTHISEIYGDMRKTALYFAVSNGDVTGTELLVNAGAKTDLDPLHCLLVAVRAGRYEIVRILLASQADVNCYFTEVNDTVFPTALQYCLRDEMMMRLLLNSGYDAEKCFCCPHDATWGHSSEHPSEKIPFCDFISVSWLVQFSGRAVRVLLDYVNHVPICSKLKMVLKRHKEWAEISEMLGSPRSLQHLCRLVIRREMTPRRLGNPKFINSGPFPPGLKSYLMYKEYDLYGKIICQE, encoded by the exons ATGTCTGTTGCTGTTTTGGGCCTGGAAAGGGGGGCAGTCAAGTTCAGATTGGGTGCAGCTGAAGTACTGGCACAGCAGTGCGCGAGACGCGTGATTTCACTGGAAGTCTATTTCACAAG GAAAATGGATCTATCAGATGACCTAGAAGAGGAAGATGAGCTTCTTGAAGCTGCAATTCAACTGAGCATTCAGGAATCATGTAAAGACATCGCCTCCCTTGGAAG TGTGGAACATCAAAAGATCTTGGATGCAATATACCGAG GAGATCTCTTTGCTCTGCAGGAGCTGTCGGATTATCCTGCTGCATTCACTGAGATGGATACCAAGGGGTGGTACCCAATTCATAGGGCTGCTGTCCAGCAGTCTGTGCAGGTGCTCGAGATGGTACTTTATG GTTCTTACAGGTTGAGTTTAGAGGAGGAAACTGCAGATGGAGAGACACCATTGATTTTGGCGACTCAAGCTGGGCTGGTGGAGATTGTTAGGACTCTGCTTGAGCATGGAGCTTCACCTAATAGGATCAACAGCAAAAATGAATCTCCTTTATTATTGG cTGTAAGAACAGATTCATTTGAAATCGCCTTTACACTTATATCACGAGGAGCATCGGTGAACCAAATCTACCCAAAAAAGTGGACGGCCATTCATGAGGCAGCCAAGGTGGGTTGCACTGACATCCTTACGCTCCTGCTGCAACATGGAGGAAACGTCTCGGAGACAGACGAGCATGGAGTGACGCCCATGGGGATTGCCGCAGAGTATGCACAAGCAGAAGCGCTGGACATCCTTATTCACTATG GTGGAGATGTAAATGCTCAGGCACCAAATGGAGATAGTGTGCTATATGACGCTGCTGGTTCTGGCAATCCTGACTGCATTGAGCTTTTACTTCAACATGGGGCTGATCCTAATGTCGCTAGTCTTTCCTTGCAACTTCCAATCCACCGTGCAGCATACAAAGGGCATTACCT TGCCTTGAGAATGTTAATCCCAATAACCACCAAGAGAGCGCTCCGTCTCTCAGGCCAGAGCCCAATTCATGCAGCTGCAGATGGAGGCCATGTCCGATGTCTGGAGCTCCTGGTGGACAAAGGTTTTGATGTTAATGCTCTTCTAGACACACATATTTCGGAGATATATGGAGACATGCGAAAGACTGCCTTGTATTTTGCGGTCTCCAATGGAGATGTGACTGGCACCGAGTTGCTGGTAAATGCTGGAGCCAAAACGGACCTGGATCCTCTGCACTGCCTTCTAGTGGCGGTAAGAGCTGGGAGGTATGAAATTGTCAGGATTCTCCTAGCCAGCCAAGCAGATGTGAACTGTTACTTCACAGAGGTCAATGACACAGTGTTTCCCACTGCCTTACAATACTGCCTGAGGGATGAGATGATGATGCGACTGCTGTTAAATAGTGGTTATGATGCAGAAAAATGCTTCTGTTGTCCTCATGATGCAACATGGGGTCACTCCTCAGAACACCCCAGTGAGAAGATTCCA TTTTGTGATTTCATCAGTGTCTCTTGGCTAGTGCAGTTCTCTGGAAGAGCTGTGCGGGTTCTCCTCGACTATGTCAATCATGTTCCCATTTGCTCCAAGCTGAAAATGGTTCTAAAGAGGCATAAAGAGTGGGCTGAAATTTCAGAAATGTTGG GGAGTCCTCGTTCACTGCAACATCTATGCAGACTAGTCATCAGGAGAGAGATGACCCCACGAAGGCTGGGCAACCCAAAATTCATAAACTCTGGTCCTTTCCCACCAGGACTTAAAAGCTACTTGATGTACAAAGAATATGATTTGTATGGAAAAATCATATGTCAGGAGTGA